In Flavobacterium sp. N3904, one DNA window encodes the following:
- a CDS encoding GNAT family N-acetyltransferase codes for MDLEKFFSSELILENESILLRPLSFDDIDKIESISYNKELGEFGAKVKNRDDLMNYFKFCLNSKKEKELYPLIIIRKEDNSPIGLTMFGNFSFQNKRLEIGWTWIGEKFQGTGINAICKALLLDYCFNTLNLRRVEFKIDVKNLKSQKAIEKIGAIKEGFLRNYNIQSYGDSDGTYVYSILKEEWKN; via the coding sequence ATGGATTTAGAAAAATTTTTCTCATCTGAATTGATTCTTGAAAACGAATCAATTTTATTGCGCCCATTATCTTTTGATGATATCGACAAAATAGAATCTATAAGCTATAATAAAGAATTAGGCGAATTTGGAGCAAAAGTAAAAAACAGAGATGATTTAATGAATTATTTTAAATTCTGTCTAAATTCAAAAAAGGAAAAAGAACTTTACCCTCTAATAATTATTAGGAAAGAAGATAATAGTCCAATAGGATTGACAATGTTTGGAAATTTTAGTTTTCAAAATAAGAGATTAGAAATAGGATGGACTTGGATTGGTGAAAAGTTTCAGGGAACAGGTATAAATGCAATTTGTAAAGCACTTCTCTTAGATTATTGTTTTAATACTCTAAATTTAAGAAGAGTAGAATTTAAGATTGATGTAAAAAACCTAAAATCACAAAAGGCAATAGAAAAAATCGGAGCCATTAAAGAGGGATTTTTAAGAAATTACAACATTCAATCTTACGGAGATAGTGATGGAACGTATGTTTATAGTATTTTAAAAGAAGAATGGAAAAATTGA
- a CDS encoding DUF2314 domain-containing protein produces MKKILSIIILLIVTLSCNNIQKGKVERENEPDIIGVESDDSEMNFATEKAKLNIENFDSALKSNNPKFINFSVKKPYKTESGNEHIWITDVVLKGDKYLGIIGNTPEYTSEIKLGDTVLIEKSEISDWMYIEENKLRGGYTIRALRNKMSESEKKQFDNENGMIIEDEK; encoded by the coding sequence ATGAAGAAAATATTATCAATAATTATCCTTTTAATCGTCACATTGAGTTGTAATAATATTCAAAAAGGAAAAGTAGAAAGAGAAAACGAACCTGACATTATTGGAGTTGAAAGTGATGATTCAGAAATGAATTTTGCTACAGAAAAAGCGAAACTGAATATTGAAAATTTTGATTCAGCATTAAAAAGCAATAATCCGAAATTTATAAATTTTTCTGTAAAAAAGCCGTATAAAACTGAAAGTGGAAATGAACATATTTGGATAACCGATGTTGTTTTGAAAGGAGATAAATATTTAGGTATAATTGGGAATACCCCCGAATACACAAGTGAAATAAAATTAGGAGATACGGTTTTAATAGAGAAAAGCGAAATTTCAGATTGGATGTATATTGAAGAAAATAAATTAAGAGGAGGATATACAATTCGAGCATTGAGAAATAAAATGTCGGAATCTGAAAAGAAACAATTTGACAATGAAAACGGAATGATAATAGAAGACGAAAAATAA
- a CDS encoding RDD family protein, whose protein sequence is MSNRTDEELIKIVTVDSGKYQELALETAKKEIELRNIDQDRFKEVAEKVEVEKQKLEKVENKTVHSKIRFLNFLIDFILIFILYNLIIPNLETLLPLTNQISRAIYRLTSFIIFVTTYYIFFEHKYQKTIGKIITKTKVVNLEGEKAELGDIISRTFCRFIPFDRFSFFFTRNGFHDAISNTKVIKDN, encoded by the coding sequence ATGTCAAATAGAACTGACGAAGAATTAATCAAAATTGTAACAGTTGATAGTGGGAAATATCAAGAATTAGCACTTGAAACTGCAAAAAAAGAAATTGAACTGCGAAATATTGACCAAGATCGATTCAAAGAAGTTGCTGAAAAAGTGGAAGTAGAAAAACAGAAACTTGAAAAAGTAGAGAATAAAACTGTACACTCAAAAATTAGATTTCTGAACTTCTTAATTGACTTCATTTTAATTTTTATACTTTATAACTTAATTATTCCAAATCTTGAAACTTTATTGCCACTAACAAATCAAATTTCAAGAGCAATATACAGATTGACTTCATTCATAATTTTTGTCACAACTTATTATATATTTTTTGAACATAAATATCAAAAAACAATAGGAAAAATTATAACGAAAACAAAAGTTGTAAATCTAGAAGGCGAAAAAGCAGAACTTGGAGATATAATAAGTCGAACATTTTGCAGATTTATTCCTTTTGATAGATTTTCATTCTTTTTTACAAGAAATGGATTTCACGATGCAATATCAAATACGAAAGTGATAAAAGACAACTGA
- a CDS encoding DUF6624 domain-containing protein → MGKEYSRKFWITIQHADNDIKFQQKMLKELAKEIDKNNAEKSNYAMLEDRIAINLNQKQRFGSQVTYNKVGQAVPKNGLIDSLNVDNLRIKYNLPPFKEYYNSMTTDHFEMNKDYFLKQGMKEPKLYE, encoded by the coding sequence ATTGGAAAAGAATACTCGCGAAAATTTTGGATTACTATCCAACACGCAGACAATGATATTAAGTTCCAACAAAAAATGCTTAAAGAATTAGCAAAAGAAATCGATAAAAATAACGCAGAAAAATCTAATTATGCAATGCTCGAAGACAGAATTGCAATTAACCTAAACCAAAAGCAGAGATTTGGTTCGCAAGTTACTTACAATAAAGTAGGACAAGCAGTTCCAAAAAACGGATTAATTGACTCATTAAATGTTGACAATTTGAGAATTAAATATAATTTACCTCCTTTTAAAGAATATTATAATTCGATGACAACTGATCATTTTGAAATGAACAAAGATTATTTTTTAAAGCAAGGAATGAAAGAACCAAAACTATATGAATAA
- a CDS encoding IS3 family transposase, producing the protein MSTQAYYKRINKQNIEDLEAQKIKKLITPIRQKMARYGAKKLYLDLKDDFKKNDIKIGRDKFFHFLRYHNLLIPKTKLYHITTDSKHGFYKSKDLLVNLEIKHAEQVFVSDITYIKLTSQHAYLALVTDVYSKKIMGYKIDTNMRVQLVKDALVMAVKNRRYININLIHHSDRGMQYCCPDFAEFAKSKNIILSTTQNSSPYENAVAERINGILKHEFGLNKTIPNLKTAQKMVKQAIEIYNNERRHCSLGMKTPEFAHVNQIHKYKSYKKNKIAILVA; encoded by the coding sequence ATAAGCACTCAGGCTTATTACAAACGAATTAATAAACAGAATATTGAGGATTTAGAGGCTCAAAAAATCAAAAAACTCATCACTCCTATTCGCCAAAAAATGGCTCGATATGGAGCCAAAAAACTCTATCTTGACTTGAAAGATGACTTTAAAAAAAATGATATAAAAATAGGTAGAGACAAGTTCTTTCATTTTTTAAGATATCACAATTTATTAATACCAAAAACAAAGCTTTATCACATTACAACCGACTCTAAACATGGATTTTACAAATCAAAAGACTTACTTGTCAACCTTGAAATAAAACATGCTGAACAGGTATTTGTCAGTGATATAACTTACATTAAACTCACATCTCAGCATGCCTATTTAGCCTTAGTCACAGACGTTTATTCAAAGAAAATCATGGGTTATAAAATTGATACAAATATGCGCGTACAATTGGTCAAAGATGCTTTAGTAATGGCTGTTAAAAATAGACGTTACATCAATATAAATCTAATCCATCATTCCGATAGAGGGATGCAATATTGTTGTCCAGATTTTGCTGAATTTGCTAAATCTAAGAACATTATTTTAAGTACAACACAAAATTCCAGCCCATATGAAAATGCTGTTGCAGAAAGAATTAATGGAATATTAAAACACGAATTTGGATTAAATAAAACAATTCCAAACTTAAAAACAGCTCAAAAAATGGTAAAACAAGCAATAGAAATTTACAACAACGAACGTAGACATTGCTCTCTGGGAATGAAAACACCTGAATTTGCACACGTGAATCAAATCCACAAATACAAATCCTATAAGAAGAATAAAATCGCTATTTTAGTTGCGTAG
- a CDS encoding phosphohydrolase: MLNLIKEFAIKSHEDVNHKYGVYPYSYHLSMVVDVAKEFIDSIPEEDREMILSACWMHDTIEDCRLTYNDVKEVAGLKVAEIVYALSNEKGKNRKERANEKYYKGIRETEYACFVKLCDRIANVKHSKKERSKMFDVYKKENENFINQLFPKNRVRNVFDLFALHKLEDVFECDSSQTVL; the protein is encoded by the coding sequence ATGCTAAACTTAATTAAAGAATTTGCTATTAAATCACACGAAGATGTAAACCATAAATATGGGGTTTATCCTTATTCATATCATTTATCAATGGTTGTAGATGTGGCTAAAGAATTTATTGATTCTATTCCAGAAGAAGATAGAGAAATGATTTTATCTGCTTGTTGGATGCACGACACAATTGAAGATTGTAGATTGACTTATAATGATGTGAAAGAAGTTGCGGGACTAAAAGTAGCTGAGATTGTTTATGCTTTATCGAATGAGAAAGGAAAAAACAGAAAAGAAAGAGCTAATGAAAAATATTATAAAGGAATAAGAGAAACTGAATATGCTTGTTTTGTAAAACTATGTGATAGAATTGCAAATGTAAAACATTCAAAAAAAGAACGTTCAAAAATGTTTGATGTTTACAAAAAAGAGAATGAAAACTTTATTAATCAACTTTTTCCAAAAAATAGAGTTAGAAATGTTTTTGACCTGTTTGCCTTACACAAATTAGAAGATGTTTTTGAGTGTGATAGTTCTCAAACTGTCTTGTAA
- a CDS encoding helix-turn-helix domain-containing protein, which yields MEPTKKEHCPKIEYKKIGFDLKLSIIDQISNGQISLNHASKLHGISRSSITYWMKKLRSFEQNSKTMSKNQELKKLKERIEELEFIKDFQQMIIADFEVSTNLDFAKKSLPEALLKEVEKKKKDLLKSNGSPGASE from the coding sequence ATGGAACCCACAAAAAAAGAACACTGTCCAAAAATTGAGTACAAAAAAATCGGTTTTGACTTAAAACTTTCCATCATTGACCAAATTTCTAACGGTCAAATTTCCCTAAATCATGCTTCAAAATTACATGGAATTTCTCGCTCTTCAATAACGTATTGGATGAAAAAATTACGTTCCTTTGAACAAAACTCCAAAACTATGAGCAAAAATCAAGAACTAAAAAAACTTAAAGAGCGTATCGAAGAACTGGAATTCATTAAAGACTTTCAACAAATGATAATTGCTGATTTTGAAGTAAGTACTAATCTTGATTTTGCAAAAAAGTCATTGCCCGAAGCATTGCTAAAAGAAGTGGAGAAAAAGAAAAAAGACCTTTTAAAATCAAATGGTTCTCCAGGTGCTTCGGAATAA
- a CDS encoding IS110 family transposase: MSKFKHFLGIDVSKEYFDAVVILDRNKEKSIHSQFVNDYKGIKSLCKWLKEQGSTFENTLVCLEHTGMYGKLIIKCLMIEKFSLWVEMSLKIIRSIGVQRGKNDKVDAQRIAFYAMKNVEEAVIFNAPRMEINKMRNLLSLREKLVATKASLLRNVKELKAFDLEVARLSEKLQKSTIKGIDLDLKNIEKQLDKTISDDENISRIFTLVTSVIGIGKVTALFLICFTNEFTMYTTPRQLACYAGVVPFEHTSGKSIRSKPKVHYVANKKLKKQLHMCALSAITSDPELKNYFNRKVEEGKNKMLIINNVRNKLVHRVCACIRENKMFEKRQVA, translated from the coding sequence ATGAGTAAATTTAAACATTTTTTAGGTATTGATGTGTCAAAAGAATATTTTGATGCCGTAGTAATTTTGGATAGAAATAAAGAAAAATCAATTCACAGCCAGTTTGTAAATGATTACAAAGGAATCAAGTCCCTTTGCAAATGGCTCAAGGAACAAGGTTCGACGTTTGAAAACACGCTTGTTTGTTTAGAACACACAGGAATGTACGGTAAGTTAATAATCAAATGTCTAATGATTGAAAAGTTCTCACTTTGGGTCGAAATGTCACTGAAAATTATTCGCAGCATTGGGGTTCAAAGAGGCAAAAACGACAAAGTTGATGCCCAAAGAATTGCTTTTTATGCCATGAAAAATGTGGAGGAAGCAGTTATTTTTAATGCTCCCAGAATGGAAATCAACAAAATGAGAAATCTTTTGTCCCTGCGGGAAAAATTAGTTGCAACAAAAGCTTCTTTGTTGCGAAATGTAAAAGAACTCAAAGCCTTTGATTTGGAAGTAGCCAGACTCTCTGAAAAACTACAGAAAAGCACCATCAAGGGAATTGATTTGGATCTAAAAAACATTGAAAAACAATTGGACAAAACAATAAGTGACGATGAAAATATTTCTAGAATTTTCACTCTTGTCACATCTGTTATTGGCATAGGAAAAGTAACGGCTTTGTTTTTGATTTGTTTTACAAACGAATTTACAATGTATACAACTCCTCGCCAACTGGCTTGTTATGCAGGTGTTGTACCTTTTGAACATACCTCGGGGAAAAGTATTCGCTCAAAACCAAAAGTCCATTATGTGGCTAACAAAAAATTAAAAAAACAGCTTCATATGTGTGCCTTGTCAGCAATTACCAGTGATCCAGAATTAAAAAATTATTTTAATCGAAAGGTGGAAGAAGGTAAAAACAAGATGCTTATCATAAACAATGTTAGGAACAAACTTGTACATAGAGTATGTGCATGCATAAGAGAAAACAAAATGTTTGAAAAAAGACAAGTAGCGTAA
- a CDS encoding tetratricopeptide repeat protein — MKLKITLSLLLLNLLIVGCGNSQNKEEVTYYEQKLNSPTKSAEALKYYTKGYNEFHSENYEEAIKNYKKAIQIDSNYTDAIDNCALSFRKLNKLDDAEYYYKLSLKKLPKNELAMHNLGLVYMFKNDFKSAKETFKKLLKNNPNYGDGLYSLSEVYLRENNNDSAIVYSKKAYEVWKDNNPEFSADALYYTGLGYLQKGDKKKAMEYFLLANKLGKNISPEIQAKLK; from the coding sequence ATGAAATTAAAAATTACTTTGTCATTATTATTACTGAATTTATTAATTGTTGGTTGCGGTAATTCACAAAACAAAGAAGAAGTTACGTATTACGAACAAAAATTAAACTCCCCTACAAAAAGCGCCGAAGCATTAAAATACTATACGAAAGGATATAATGAATTTCATAGTGAGAATTATGAAGAAGCAATTAAAAACTACAAAAAGGCTATACAGATAGATTCTAATTATACAGATGCAATTGATAATTGTGCATTGTCGTTTCGTAAATTAAATAAATTAGATGATGCTGAATATTATTACAAACTATCATTGAAAAAATTACCAAAAAATGAACTTGCAATGCATAATTTAGGATTAGTTTATATGTTTAAAAATGATTTTAAATCAGCAAAAGAGACATTTAAAAAGCTATTAAAAAACAATCCAAATTACGGAGATGGATTATATAGTTTATCTGAGGTTTATCTAAGAGAAAACAATAATGATTCTGCAATAGTTTATAGTAAAAAGGCTTATGAAGTTTGGAAAGATAATAATCCTGAATTTTCGGCAGACGCTTTATATTACACGGGACTTGGTTATCTTCAAAAAGGAGATAAGAAAAAAGCAATGGAATATTTTTTACTTGCTAATAAACTTGGAAAAAATATTAGTCCTGAAATACAAGCCAAACTAAAATAA
- a CDS encoding GNAT family N-acetyltransferase codes for MTNLITIREFETKDKNEVINLIRLNTPEYFAVDEEEDLNKYLEMERELYYVLLYDQKIVGCGGINFADNNTTGKISWDILHPEYQGKSLGTKLLKHRIDKLNSIDGIQKITVRTSQVVYKFYEKQGFELFEIKKDYWAEGFDMYNMEYKQK; via the coding sequence ATGACAAACTTAATTACAATAAGAGAATTCGAAACAAAGGACAAAAATGAAGTCATTAATTTAATAAGGTTAAATACACCCGAGTATTTTGCAGTTGACGAAGAAGAAGACTTAAACAAATATTTGGAAATGGAAAGGGAACTTTATTATGTTTTACTATATGACCAAAAAATAGTTGGATGTGGTGGAATTAACTTTGCTGACAACAATACAACAGGAAAAATTAGTTGGGACATACTTCACCCTGAATATCAAGGAAAATCTTTGGGAACAAAACTATTGAAGCACCGAATAGACAAATTAAATTCTATTGACGGAATACAAAAAATTACTGTAAGGACTTCACAAGTCGTATACAAATTCTATGAGAAACAAGGTTTTGAACTATTTGAAATTAAAAAAGATTATTGGGCAGAAGG
- a CDS encoding WG repeat-containing protein codes for MKMLKLFFLLFPLIAMSQKKFDYIREKLEQNHKYEYVYNFENNYAVFRTFDNKMGVIDSTEKIVIRPVFSFIYNKKELQNLFEVGNEINNKFKRGFIDLKGNVKIPIIYDDVFYIEKGLIRVSKDNKFGVIDTLNNIILPTKFDYISTDNNLIIAEIKGLNNLYDYQGKQISNLQFTEISNFSNNKAIIAFQNKSNSIIDNLGNIVLKPIKDYYFERVLNNDLYLIKNNQNAKVGVMNSKGEFIIECKYDEIKQVKSFFIAKSNNKKGFISLTDSIIKPFVYDEIYFSYFDDAVSFGDNNLGDNYIVQKDKLYGVINPNIENDIIPLRYKNIRTLFDKYFIVQNTKNENGLFFENGEKVLNEEYIFFNVFEKRIFASRNNKHFLVHLKETKYTENEAFVDEFVKFKDEQEFPKNANQIFKSKGKFGVINYENNIIIPCEYELIENIYLSKEFIVKKNNKFGIVNSENKIVVDIGYDEFKKLKESILFTKENKKIKKYHEITYK; via the coding sequence ATGAAAATGTTAAAACTCTTTTTTTTACTATTTCCTTTAATCGCAATGAGTCAAAAAAAATTTGACTACATAAGAGAAAAGTTAGAACAAAATCACAAATATGAATATGTTTATAATTTTGAAAATAATTATGCTGTCTTCAGAACTTTCGACAATAAAATGGGAGTTATTGATAGCACCGAAAAAATAGTTATCAGACCTGTGTTTTCATTTATTTATAACAAAAAAGAACTCCAAAACCTATTCGAAGTTGGAAACGAAATAAATAACAAATTCAAGCGGGGATTTATCGATTTAAAAGGTAATGTTAAAATCCCAATTATATACGACGATGTTTTTTACATTGAAAAAGGTTTAATCAGAGTTTCAAAAGACAATAAATTCGGAGTTATAGATACTTTAAATAATATTATTTTACCAACTAAATTTGACTACATATCAACAGATAATAATTTAATCATTGCCGAAATTAAAGGACTAAATAATCTTTATGATTATCAAGGAAAACAAATAAGCAATTTGCAATTTACAGAGATTTCAAATTTCAGTAATAATAAAGCAATTATCGCCTTTCAGAATAAGTCAAATTCAATTATTGATAATCTTGGAAATATTGTTTTAAAACCTATTAAAGATTATTATTTCGAAAGAGTTTTAAATAATGATTTATATTTAATTAAAAATAATCAAAATGCTAAAGTTGGCGTAATGAATTCAAAAGGAGAATTTATTATTGAATGTAAATATGATGAAATAAAACAAGTAAAGTCTTTCTTTATTGCTAAAAGCAATAATAAAAAAGGATTTATTTCATTAACAGATTCTATAATAAAACCTTTTGTTTACGATGAAATTTATTTCAGCTATTTTGATGATGCAGTTTCTTTTGGAGACAACAATCTTGGAGATAATTACATTGTCCAAAAAGACAAATTATATGGCGTAATTAATCCTAACATTGAAAATGATATAATTCCATTGCGTTATAAAAATATTAGAACTTTATTTGATAAGTATTTTATAGTTCAGAATACTAAAAATGAAAATGGTTTGTTTTTTGAAAACGGTGAAAAAGTTCTAAATGAAGAATATATATTTTTTAATGTATTTGAAAAGAGAATCTTTGCATCTAGAAACAACAAACACTTTTTGGTTCACTTAAAAGAAACAAAATATACTGAAAACGAAGCATTTGTAGATGAGTTTGTAAAATTTAAAGATGAACAAGAATTTCCAAAAAATGCAAATCAAATATTTAAATCAAAAGGAAAATTTGGAGTTATAAATTATGAAAACAACATAATTATTCCTTGCGAATATGAATTAATAGAAAACATTTATCTTTCAAAAGAATTTATTGTTAAGAAAAACAACAAATTTGGAATAGTCAATTCAGAAAATAAAATTGTTGTAGACATTGGATATGATGAATTCAAAAAGTTAAAAGAATCTATATTATTTACAAAAGAGAATAAAAAAATTAAAAAGTATCACGAGATAACATACAAATAA